From the genome of Leguminivora glycinivorella isolate SPB_JAAS2020 chromosome 26, LegGlyc_1.1, whole genome shotgun sequence, one region includes:
- the LOC125239638 gene encoding uncharacterized protein LOC125239638, with product MSDFEYHVIQSKKDLDSEDESGSLKTQKKTTKRKNASQIPKRDAGWSLDRNVVEECASKSKKIKPKKTVKKHASSVLITDTLQDSDTDLDEEDKTKSTTTKSKKETPDCKPGWFSNWGDEGHVEAQRRASAANSLSSVLIRRVPGGYVRRTASLTGDLFIDLKLYNVVDIQNVPSEARWEKALVNFKYRVDSVSDIVDGINKILKRCKDDFTDEGTFFPDKKSQ from the exons AT gtcTGACTTTGAGTACCATGTAATCCAGTCTAAGAAAGACCTCGACTCTGAGGATGAATCTGGATCattaaa GACTCAGAAGAAAACAACCAAAAGGAAAAACGCTTCTCAGATCCCGAAACGTGACGCGGGCTGGTCGCTGGACAGAAACGTCGTCGAAGAATGTGCTAGtaaaag caaGAAGATCAAACCAAAGAAAACTGTGAAAAAGCACGCATCGTCCGTGTTAATAACTGATACGTTGCAGGACAGTGACACTGACCTTGATGAAGAAGACAAAACTAAAAG TACGACAACCAAGTCGAAGAAAGAGACACCTGATTGTAAGCCAGGCTGGTTTTCAAACTGGGGTGACGAAGGACATGTTGAAGCCCAGCGTCGAGCATCCGCTGCCAACTCTCTGTCGTCCGTGCTGATACGTCGCGTCCCAGGCGGCTACGTGCGTCGCACAGCTTCGTTAACCGGTGATCTTTTTATTGATCTTAAACTGTATAACGTAGTAGATATTCAAAACGTTCCATCTGAAGCCCGTTGGGAGAAAGCGctggttaattttaaatatcgtGTGGATTCCGTTTCGGATATAGTAGATGGAATAAATAAGATTCTAAAGCGTTGTAAGGACGACTTTACAGATGAAGGAACCTTTTTCCCAGATAAAAAAAGCCAATAA